The genomic window TGCTGCTGGAGTCGGGCCGGGCCGATGCCTTTTTGATGGATGGCCAGATTCTGGCAACCCATATTGCCAACGCCAAGTCACCGGCCGATTTCAAGGTGGTCGGCGAAGCGCTGAATGTGGAGCCCATCGCCATCATGTTCCAGAAAGACGATGCAGCGTTCAAGAAGCTGGCCGACGACACCATCCGTGGTTTGCAAACATCCGGTGAGCTGGAGAAAATCTACGACAAGTGGTTTGTGCAGGCCATACCCCCCAAGAACATTCGGCTGGGGCTGCAAGCCAGTGACTCCACCAAGGCGGCCTGGACCGGCCTGAACGACAAGCCGATGGAAGACTACGCCAAGAAGTAATGCTGCCGGGTCCGGGCGACACGCCCCGGCCCGCCGCCGTATGAAAACGATCACCCTGTTGTTGGCTGGTCTGCTGTCCAGCGGGATGCTGGCCGCCCAAAGCCTGAATATCTACTACGAAGACAACCGGCCCCTGCAGTTTGTGGGTGCCGACGGCAAGCCGGCCGGGTTTGCTGCCGAGGTGGTGCGCGAGATCCAGCGGCGCATCCACAACCGCGATGCGGTGCAACTGGTGCCCTGGGCCCGGGGCCTCAACCGCCTGGGTTCCACGCCCAACACACTGTTGTTCTCCATGGCGCGCACCGCGGAGCGCGACGGCCAGTACCAGTGGATTGGCCCCATTTTTGACAACAGCTATGCGTTCTACGCGAAGGCGGATTCGACGCTGGTGATTTCTGACCTGGAGTAGGCCAGGAAGGTGGCATCCATCGGTGTCTACCGCGGTGATGTGCGCGACCAGGTGCTGACCACACTGGGTTTCACCAACCTCGACCGGGCCAACAGCAACCTGTCCAGTGTCAGAAAGCTGATGGCGGGGCGTATCGCCCTGTTTGCCGGCTCGCCGACCAATATGCAGGCCCTGGCCGAGCAGGCCGGTTACAAGATGAGCGATTTCAAGCTGGTCTATGTGTTCATGCACAAACAGCTCTACATCGCTGCATCACAGGCCCTGGACCCCGCCGTGGTGGCCCAGTGGAATGAGGCCTTGGCACAGATGAAGCGTGACAAGACGTTTGAGAAAACTTTCAAGCAGCATTTCCCCACCCTGGAGTTGCCGGGGCCTGCCGTAAGCCCGCTGTGAGGTCGGGGTGCGGTGCGGGCTTTGGCTGCACGCCTGCAACGGAATGGGATAGCGGGTACCATGGCCCGCCGCGATTTGAGCGCAACCACTTTGAGGACTTTCTCCCATGACTATTTCCATGTACCAGGCCAGCGTGCCCCGTTTCGTCAACATCCTGGGCAACCTGTCCAACATCCTGGACAAGACCCAGGCCCACATCGACGCCAAAAAGCTGAGCGATGCCAGCCTGACGGCCTTCCGCCTGTTCCCCGACATGTTGCCCATGACCACCCAGGTGCAGATCGCCTGCGACACGGCCAAGGGTGTGGTGGCCCGTCTGGTCGGTGTGGATATTCCGGTGTTTGAAGACAACGAGAAGACAATTGCAGACCTGAAGGCGCGTGTGGCCAAGACCATTGCCTTTATCCAGACGATCACACCCGAGCAGATCGACGGCACCGAAGACAAGGCCATCGTCACCAAGCGTGGCGAGAAGGAAACCCATTACAAGGGCATGCAGTTTTTGCTGGGCCACGCGGTGCCCAACTTCTACTTCCACATCACCACGGCCTATGCAATCTTGCGCCACAACGGGGTGGAGATTGGCAAGCGGGATTTCCTCGGCAATCCCTGAAACCCTGAGTAAGGGGCCCACCGAGCGCACGGCTTAGATCAATGCCTTGATCCGTTCGTGCCCGGCGCGGCTGATGGGCACCTGCTGGCCGCCGTTCAGCACGGCGATAAAACTGTCCTTGGCCAGGCGCTCGATGTTTTTCAGGTGTGCCAGGTTGATGATCCACGAGCGGTGCACCCGCACAAACAGCGCGGGGTCAAGCCGGGTCTCCAGGTCGCTCAGGCTTTGTGTCTTCAGGTGGGTTTTACCGGAGGTGTGGATGCGGATGTAGTCGTCTTGCGCCTCGACACAACGCACCGTGTCCAGCGTTAGCACATGCACCTGGCTGCGGTCGCGCACCAGCAGCCGTTCCAGTTTGCCAGCGGGTGGTGTCGCCAGGGCCTGCAGTCCAGCGGATGCCTGCCCCAGCAGCGCGCGCGCCCGTGCCAGCGCCTCGTCAAAACGGGT from Rhodoferax sp. AJA081-3 includes these protein-coding regions:
- a CDS encoding ABC transporter substrate-binding protein; this translates as MKTITLLLAGLLSSGMLAAQSLNIYYEDNRPLQFVGADGKPAGFAAEVVREIQRRIHNRDAVQLVPWARGLNRLGSTPNTLLFSMARTAERDGQYQWIGPIFDNSYAFYAKADSTLVISDLE
- a CDS encoding ABC transporter substrate-binding protein, with translation MASIGVYRGDVRDQVLTTLGFTNLDRANSNLSSVRKLMAGRIALFAGSPTNMQALAEQAGYKMSDFKLVYVFMHKQLYIAASQALDPAVVAQWNEALAQMKRDKTFEKTFKQHFPTLELPGPAVSPL
- a CDS encoding LytTR family DNA-binding domain-containing protein, whose translation is MHETLAMIKTLIVDDEALARGLVREYLQPHEDITVVAECDNGFDAVKAITDLRPDLVFLDIQMPRLSGLEVLELTQRDHGVIFTTAYDQYALKAFDLRAVDYLLKPFAQTRFDEALARARALLGQASAGLQALATPPAGKLERLLVRDRSQVHVLTLDTVRCVEAQDDYIRIHTSGKTHLKTQSLSDLETRLDPALFVRVHRSWIINLAHLKNIERLAKDSFIAVLNGGQQVPISRAGHERIKALI
- a CDS encoding DUF1993 family protein translates to MTISMYQASVPRFVNILGNLSNILDKTQAHIDAKKLSDASLTAFRLFPDMLPMTTQVQIACDTAKGVVARLVGVDIPVFEDNEKTIADLKARVAKTIAFIQTITPEQIDGTEDKAIVTKRGEKETHYKGMQFLLGHAVPNFYFHITTAYAILRHNGVEIGKRDFLGNP